The Streptomyces spororaveus genome includes a region encoding these proteins:
- a CDS encoding RNA polymerase sigma-70 factor, translating into MSEDFEEHRRLLFGTAYRMLGSVADAEDIVQDAWLAWHRADRTAVENPRAYLVRTVTNLSLNRLRSAQVVREAYVGPWLPEPLLTSPDIAEEAELADTVSMAVLVVLETLTPTERAVFMLREVFGYSYTEIAEVVGKTGASVRQCAHRAREHVRARRPRFTAQAAEQREIVEKFRQACLGGDLGEVLTVLAPDVVSWADGGGVVTAARRPLHGADHVARWWLGVLAKSEVRDGAMRPAEINGEPGLLLVHNGTTVGAMTFEAADGRITALRVSVNPEKLRGLRP; encoded by the coding sequence ATGAGTGAGGATTTCGAGGAGCACCGGCGCCTGCTGTTCGGCACGGCCTACCGCATGCTGGGCAGCGTCGCCGACGCCGAGGACATCGTGCAGGACGCCTGGCTCGCCTGGCACCGCGCCGACCGCACGGCCGTCGAGAACCCCCGCGCCTATCTGGTGCGCACCGTCACGAACCTGAGCCTCAACCGGCTCAGGTCGGCCCAGGTCGTCCGCGAGGCGTATGTCGGACCCTGGCTTCCCGAACCCCTCCTCACCTCGCCCGACATCGCCGAGGAAGCCGAACTGGCCGACACCGTCTCCATGGCGGTCCTGGTCGTACTGGAGACCCTGACCCCCACCGAGCGCGCGGTCTTCATGCTCCGCGAGGTGTTCGGATACTCCTACACCGAGATCGCGGAGGTCGTCGGGAAGACCGGGGCGAGCGTCCGCCAGTGCGCCCACCGCGCCCGCGAACACGTCCGGGCCCGCCGCCCCCGCTTCACCGCCCAAGCGGCCGAGCAGCGCGAGATCGTCGAGAAGTTCCGGCAGGCCTGCCTCGGCGGGGACCTCGGCGAGGTCCTCACGGTCCTCGCGCCCGATGTCGTCTCCTGGGCCGACGGCGGCGGCGTCGTCACGGCCGCCCGCCGGCCGCTGCACGGAGCCGACCACGTCGCCCGCTGGTGGCTCGGCGTCCTCGCCAAGTCCGAGGTCCGCGACGGGGCGATGCGCCCGGCCGAGATCAACGGCGAGCCGGGCCTGCTGCTCGTCCACAACGGCACGACCGTCGGCGCCATGACCTTCGAGGCCGCCGACGGCCGGATCACCGCACTGCGCGTCAGCGTCAACCCGGAGAAGCTGCGGGGCCTGCGGCCCTGA
- a CDS encoding glutamate decarboxylase, whose amino-acid sequence MALHETKDVRAQDADTDVFASTLSGQILPKYRIPEDHSPTEVVYELLRNELLLDGNAAQNLATFCTTWSDEGVHRLMNACLDKNMIDKDEYPQTAEIESRCVNILADLWNAPAGTTAAGCSTTGSSEAAMLGGLALKWRWRERRRAAGLPTDRPNLVCGPVQICWEKFARYFDVELRQVPIEDGATGLQAHQLAEYVDENTIGVVAILGVTYTCDYEPVAEISAELDRIQAEHGWDVPIHVDGASGGFVAPFLHPDVVWDFRLPRVASVNTSGHKYGLAPLGVGWIIWRTADLLPADLVFTVDYLGGDMPTFALNFSRPGGEVIAQYYLFLRLGRAGYRSVQQACADTAQYLAGEIAAMGPFTLLYDGQGALPAVSYKLTDPDAAPFTLYDLSDRLRMRGWQVPSYPLPADRDDTVIQRVLVRHGVTRDQMALLVTDLRAAVEHLTATPPPVPATEPRSGFHH is encoded by the coding sequence ATGGCTCTTCATGAGACGAAGGACGTACGCGCCCAGGACGCCGACACGGACGTGTTCGCGTCCACGCTGAGTGGCCAGATCCTCCCCAAGTACAGGATTCCCGAGGACCACTCACCCACCGAGGTCGTCTACGAACTGCTGCGCAACGAGCTGCTCCTGGACGGCAACGCGGCCCAGAACCTGGCCACCTTCTGCACCACCTGGTCGGACGAGGGCGTGCACCGCCTGATGAACGCCTGCCTCGACAAGAACATGATCGACAAGGACGAGTACCCGCAGACCGCCGAGATCGAGTCCCGCTGCGTCAACATCCTGGCCGATCTGTGGAACGCCCCCGCCGGCACCACCGCGGCCGGCTGCTCCACCACCGGCTCCAGCGAGGCCGCCATGCTCGGCGGCCTCGCCCTCAAATGGCGGTGGCGCGAGCGCCGCCGCGCCGCCGGTCTGCCCACCGACCGCCCCAACCTCGTGTGCGGCCCGGTCCAGATCTGCTGGGAGAAGTTCGCCCGCTACTTCGACGTCGAACTGCGCCAGGTCCCGATCGAGGACGGCGCCACCGGCCTGCAGGCCCATCAGCTCGCCGAGTACGTCGACGAGAACACCATCGGCGTCGTCGCCATCCTCGGCGTCACCTACACCTGCGACTACGAGCCCGTCGCCGAGATCTCGGCCGAGCTCGACCGGATCCAGGCCGAGCACGGCTGGGACGTCCCCATCCACGTGGACGGCGCCAGCGGTGGGTTCGTCGCGCCCTTCCTCCACCCCGACGTGGTGTGGGACTTCCGGCTCCCGCGCGTCGCCTCCGTCAACACCTCCGGCCACAAGTACGGGCTCGCGCCCCTGGGCGTCGGCTGGATCATCTGGCGCACCGCCGACCTGCTCCCCGCGGACCTCGTGTTCACGGTGGACTACCTGGGCGGTGACATGCCGACCTTCGCCCTCAACTTCTCCCGCCCCGGCGGCGAGGTCATCGCCCAGTACTACCTCTTCCTGCGCCTCGGCCGGGCCGGCTACCGCAGCGTCCAGCAGGCCTGCGCCGACACCGCGCAGTACCTGGCCGGCGAGATCGCCGCGATGGGGCCCTTCACCCTCCTCTACGACGGCCAGGGGGCCCTGCCCGCCGTCTCCTACAAACTCACCGACCCGGACGCCGCCCCCTTCACCCTCTACGACCTCTCCGACCGGCTGCGCATGCGCGGCTGGCAGGTGCCCTCGTACCCGCTGCCCGCCGACCGCGACGACACCGTCATCCAGCGCGTCCTCGTCCGGCACGGCGTGACCCGCGATCAGATGGCCCTGCTCGTCACCGACCTGCGCGCCGCCGTGGAACACCTGACGGCCACGCCCCCGCCCGTACCGGCCACCGAGCCGCGGTCCGGCTTCCACCACTGA
- a CDS encoding DUF1330 domain-containing protein, which translates to MPAYGFAHLRGRRNHPDVIEYLHRIQATLDPFAGRFVIHGPPAEVVEGSWPGSMVLIEFPGLAEARAWYDSPAYRAIVRLRTDHIEGDLLLIEGVGPDYDPRRRAQALQAAPSAREPAREPGGEGAR; encoded by the coding sequence GTGCCCGCCTACGGTTTCGCCCATCTCCGCGGCCGCCGCAACCACCCCGACGTCATCGAGTACCTGCACCGCATCCAGGCGACCCTCGACCCCTTCGCGGGCCGCTTCGTCATCCACGGACCTCCGGCCGAGGTCGTGGAGGGCTCGTGGCCCGGCAGCATGGTGCTGATCGAGTTCCCCGGCCTGGCCGAGGCCCGCGCCTGGTACGACTCCCCCGCCTACCGGGCCATCGTGCGCCTGCGCACCGACCACATCGAGGGCGATCTGCTGCTGATCGAGGGCGTCGGCCCCGACTACGACCCGAGGCGGCGGGCACAGGCCCTCCAGGCGGCTCCTTCCGCCCGCGAACCCGCCCGCGAGCCCGGCGGCGAGGGCGCCCGGTAG
- a CDS encoding TioE family transcriptional regulator, whose amino-acid sequence MTRNLQSGRRLRPIDLARGHGLSTQAIRNYEEAGILPAADRTPHGYRAYTPLHERALAAFLALVPGHGHGTAASIMRAVNEGAADEAFGLIDGTHAELLADRRTLEAVENALRDLASAAVADRPAAAGSTAGSGPLFIGPLAGRLGIRPATLRAWERAGLVRPRRDPLTGYRVYDEADVRDARMAHQLRRGGYLLEQIAPLLAQVRAAGGPEPLESALTAWRTRLSSRGRALLTGAAALDAYLHARG is encoded by the coding sequence GTGACCCGAAACCTTCAAAGCGGCCGTCGGCTGAGGCCGATCGACCTGGCGCGCGGGCACGGACTGTCCACGCAGGCGATCAGGAACTACGAGGAGGCCGGCATCCTCCCGGCCGCGGACCGGACCCCCCACGGCTACCGCGCCTATACCCCGCTGCACGAGCGCGCCCTGGCCGCGTTCCTCGCCCTCGTGCCGGGGCACGGCCACGGGACGGCGGCATCGATCATGCGGGCCGTGAACGAGGGCGCGGCCGACGAGGCCTTCGGCCTCATCGACGGGACCCACGCCGAGCTGCTCGCCGACCGGCGCACCCTCGAAGCCGTGGAGAACGCCCTGCGCGACCTGGCGTCGGCCGCCGTTGCCGATCGCCCCGCGGCCGCCGGCTCCACGGCGGGATCCGGCCCCCTGTTCATCGGGCCGCTCGCGGGCCGGCTCGGGATCCGGCCAGCGACCCTGCGTGCGTGGGAGCGGGCCGGGCTGGTCCGCCCGCGCCGCGATCCGCTCACCGGGTACCGCGTGTACGACGAGGCCGACGTACGGGACGCCCGCATGGCCCACCAACTCCGGCGCGGCGGCTACCTGCTGGAGCAGATCGCCCCCCTGCTCGCGCAGGTCCGCGCCGCGGGCGGCCCGGAACCCCTGGAGTCGGCCCTGACCGCCTGGCGCACCCGACTCTCCTCCCGCGGCCGCGCCCTGCTGACGGGCGCGGCCGCCCTGGACGCGTACCTCCACGCCAGGGGCTGA
- a CDS encoding erythromycin esterase family protein — protein sequence MPIDITDVKETVRPVDAAGLMDLLAARPRLLALGEPTHGEDSLLRVRNELFRQLVVQEGYRTIAIESDCLAGLLVDAYVTWGTGRLDEVMERGFSHGFGASPANRELVRWMRAFNEGRPASERVRFAGFDGPLEMAGAASPRQALTALHAHLARRVDAGLLPCSADTLDRLLGADDRWTEPAAMTDPARSTGRSAEARELRLLADDLVALLAEQLPHPVTESGEDSQRAELFGRSAVGLLRYHHSMADTSPSRMTRLVGLRGRMMADNLLALAARGPVLVHAHNAHLQREKSSMRMGGVRLEWWSAGALVSARLGAEYAFVATALGTIRHRGVDAPPPDSVEGLLYALRDELRLVDAGRLASALGDAPPAPRVSPWFGYAPLDAAHLGVIDGVVFIKDLPEVPDPAIPASPRTSPARA from the coding sequence ATGCCCATCGACATCACTGACGTGAAGGAAACCGTCCGCCCGGTCGACGCCGCCGGCCTCATGGATCTGCTCGCGGCGCGACCGCGACTGCTCGCCCTCGGCGAGCCCACCCACGGCGAGGACTCACTGCTTCGAGTGCGCAACGAGCTGTTCCGCCAGCTCGTCGTACAGGAGGGCTACCGCACCATCGCGATCGAGAGCGACTGCCTGGCGGGCCTGCTCGTCGACGCGTACGTCACCTGGGGTACCGGACGTCTCGACGAGGTCATGGAGCGCGGCTTCAGCCACGGGTTCGGCGCCTCCCCCGCCAATCGCGAACTCGTCCGCTGGATGCGGGCGTTCAACGAGGGCCGGCCCGCGTCCGAGCGGGTGCGCTTCGCCGGGTTCGACGGCCCGCTGGAGATGGCGGGCGCCGCGAGCCCCCGGCAGGCACTCACCGCGCTCCACGCCCACCTCGCCCGCCGGGTCGACGCCGGCCTCCTGCCCTGCAGCGCGGACACGCTCGACCGCCTGCTCGGCGCCGACGACCGGTGGACCGAGCCCGCCGCGATGACGGACCCCGCGCGGTCCACGGGGCGCTCCGCCGAGGCCCGTGAGCTCCGGCTGCTCGCCGACGATCTGGTGGCGCTGCTGGCGGAGCAGTTGCCGCACCCCGTCACGGAATCCGGGGAGGACTCGCAGCGGGCGGAGTTGTTCGGACGCTCCGCCGTCGGCCTGCTGCGCTACCACCACTCGATGGCCGACACCTCGCCGTCCCGGATGACCCGGCTGGTGGGCCTGCGGGGCCGGATGATGGCGGACAACCTGCTCGCGCTGGCGGCCCGGGGCCCGGTCCTCGTCCACGCCCACAACGCCCATCTGCAGCGGGAGAAGAGCTCGATGCGGATGGGTGGCGTGCGGTTGGAATGGTGGAGCGCCGGGGCACTGGTGAGCGCCCGGCTGGGCGCGGAGTACGCGTTCGTGGCCACGGCCCTCGGCACGATCCGGCACCGGGGTGTGGACGCTCCGCCGCCGGACAGCGTCGAAGGCCTTCTGTACGCACTCCGGGACGAGCTCCGCCTCGTCGACGCCGGCCGGCTGGCCTCCGCGCTCGGCGACGCGCCGCCCGCGCCCCGGGTCTCCCCGTGGTTCGGCTACGCCCCGCTCGACGCGGCCCACTTGGGCGTGATCGACGGGGTCGTGTTCATCAAGGATCTTCCGGAGGTCCCGGACCCCGCCATCCCGGCGTCACCTCGTACGTCCCCGGCCCGGGCCTGA
- the melC1 gene encoding apotyrosinase chaperone MelC1 gives MKKITRRQALGTTAGALTVLGLTAAAAGATSAAATPTEPTTPGTVDEVYKGRRIQITPGGGGHHGGHHSPGQPTVRIDGQELHIMRNADGTWISVINHYETFADPKLLARAAVRDLQGAALVPFGGAA, from the coding sequence ATGAAGAAGATCACTCGCCGTCAGGCCCTGGGGACAACTGCCGGTGCTCTCACCGTCCTCGGCCTGACCGCTGCCGCCGCGGGCGCCACGAGCGCCGCCGCGACCCCCACCGAGCCCACCACCCCGGGCACGGTCGACGAGGTCTACAAGGGCCGTCGCATCCAGATCACCCCCGGCGGAGGCGGCCACCACGGCGGCCACCACTCGCCCGGTCAGCCCACCGTCCGAATAGACGGCCAGGAACTGCACATCATGCGCAATGCCGACGGCACCTGGATCAGCGTCATCAACCACTACGAGACCTTCGCCGACCCGAAGCTCCTCGCCCGCGCCGCGGTCCGCGATCTCCAGGGCGCCGCCCTCGTCCCCTTCGGAGGTGCGGCATGA
- the melC2 gene encoding tyrosinase MelC2, translating into MTVRKNQATLTPEEKRAFTSALLELKRTGSYDRFVTTHNGFIMSDTDSGDRVGHRSPSFLPWHRRFLLEFEEALQKVDASVALPYWDWTVDRTSRASLFAADFLGGTGRARDGQVMDGPFAYSTGKWNINVRVDGRAYLRRDLGTAVAQLPTKAEVDSVLAMPVYDMAPWNSSSNGFRNNLEGWRGANLHNRVHVWVGGQMSTGVSPNDPVFWMHHAFIDKLWADWQAKHPQSTYLPAAGTQNVVDLNDTMRPWNNVTPADMLDHRKFYTFDTEPAAASQR; encoded by the coding sequence ATGACCGTACGCAAGAACCAGGCCACGCTGACCCCCGAGGAGAAGCGCGCCTTCACCTCGGCGCTGCTGGAGCTCAAGCGCACCGGCAGTTACGACCGCTTCGTCACCACCCACAACGGCTTCATCATGAGCGACACCGACTCGGGCGACCGCGTCGGGCACCGCTCCCCGTCCTTCCTGCCGTGGCACCGGCGCTTCCTCCTGGAGTTCGAGGAGGCGCTGCAGAAAGTGGACGCGAGCGTCGCGCTCCCGTACTGGGACTGGACCGTGGACCGGACCTCCCGCGCCTCCCTCTTCGCCGCCGACTTCCTCGGCGGCACCGGGCGGGCCCGCGACGGGCAGGTCATGGACGGTCCGTTCGCATACTCGACGGGCAAGTGGAACATAAACGTCCGGGTGGACGGGCGCGCCTACCTGCGCCGTGACCTCGGCACGGCCGTCGCCCAGCTGCCGACCAAGGCCGAGGTCGACTCCGTACTCGCCATGCCGGTCTACGACATGGCGCCCTGGAACAGCTCCTCCAACGGCTTCCGCAACAACCTGGAGGGCTGGCGCGGCGCCAACCTGCACAACCGGGTGCACGTGTGGGTCGGCGGACAGATGTCCACCGGGGTCTCGCCCAACGACCCGGTGTTCTGGATGCACCACGCCTTCATCGACAAGCTGTGGGCGGACTGGCAGGCCAAGCACCCCCAGTCCACGTACCTGCCGGCCGCGGGCACCCAGAACGTGGTCGACCTGAACGACACGATGCGGCCGTGGAACAACGTGACTCCGGCGGACATGCTGGACCACCGGAAGTTCTACACCTTCGACACCGAACCGGCCGCCGCCAGCCAGCGGTAG
- a CDS encoding response regulator: MSGGEVRVLIVEDDPVAADAHALYIGRVPGFTAVGAVHSLAEATRFLERTRVDLLLLDLGLPDGHGLRFARGLRAAGHPVDVIVVTSARDLAVVRESVSLGVVQYVLKPFAFPTLRERLLRYAEFRQTAGEAVGQDDVDRAMAALRAPRPAELPKGLSAPTLDRVAALLRAAPEGLTAAGAAEAAGISRITARRYLEHLVDTGRADRTPRYGQVGRPELHYRWLAAAGSVSKV, from the coding sequence GTGAGCGGCGGCGAGGTGCGCGTCCTGATCGTCGAGGACGACCCGGTGGCCGCCGACGCACACGCGCTCTACATCGGCCGGGTGCCCGGCTTCACCGCCGTCGGCGCCGTCCACTCGCTCGCCGAGGCCACCCGGTTCCTGGAGCGGACCCGCGTCGACCTGCTGCTCCTGGACCTCGGCCTGCCCGACGGGCACGGCCTGCGCTTCGCGCGCGGGCTGCGCGCCGCCGGACATCCGGTCGACGTGATCGTGGTGACCTCCGCGCGGGACCTGGCCGTGGTCCGCGAGAGCGTCTCCCTCGGCGTGGTCCAGTACGTACTGAAGCCGTTCGCGTTCCCCACCCTGCGCGAACGGCTCTTGCGCTACGCCGAGTTCCGCCAGACGGCGGGCGAGGCGGTCGGCCAGGACGACGTCGACCGGGCGATGGCCGCACTGCGCGCACCCCGCCCGGCCGAGCTCCCCAAGGGGCTGAGCGCGCCGACCCTGGACCGGGTCGCCGCCCTGCTGCGGGCGGCGCCCGAGGGGCTGACCGCAGCAGGGGCGGCCGAGGCGGCCGGGATCTCCCGTATCACCGCCCGCCGTTACCTGGAGCACCTGGTGGACACCGGCCGTGCGGACCGCACCCCCCGGTACGGCCAGGTCGGCCGCCCCGAACTGCACTACCGCTGGCTGGCGGCGGCCGGTTCGGTGTCGAAGGTGTAG
- a CDS encoding sensor histidine kinase has protein sequence MFRFPRPPRSLAGQLFAMQVLLVTVVVAGCAVFAYATARGQAEEAARRQAGAVARAVADSPSVREAVRGAARGTDPSGALQPYAEQVRADSGVAFVTIMAPDGRRWTHPDPRRIGEPFMGNTAPALRGETFSETYTGTLGPSIRVVTPLRDGDRIVGLVSAGITVRAISDRLATQLSALAWVAGGALALGGVGTYVVNARLRRHTHGMNAAELSRMYDYHQAALHGVREGLLMLDGQRRITLINDAGRELLGLPGGEITGTRVADLGLPAPLTGALLADRPRVDEVHLTADRVLVVNSSPVAGGGRRGTVVTLRDHTELQALTGELDHERGFTQALRSQAHEAANRLHTVVSLIELGRADEAVDFATAELELAQALTDEVVTAVGEPVLVALLLGKAAQAHERGVELVVTADSRSLADGAGLPPARDLVTVLGNLIDNAVDALTAVPGARIAVTLRPEPDELLLRVADNGPGLPEGVDVFRRGWSGKGEGRGLGLALVRQVAERCGGAVIAAQGPGGGAEFTVRLPIGSLPGAEPEGSR, from the coding sequence ATGTTCCGCTTCCCCCGGCCCCCGCGCAGTCTCGCCGGCCAGCTCTTCGCCATGCAGGTGCTGCTGGTCACCGTGGTCGTCGCGGGCTGCGCCGTCTTCGCGTACGCCACCGCCCGGGGGCAGGCCGAGGAGGCCGCCCGCCGCCAGGCGGGAGCCGTGGCCCGGGCGGTCGCCGACTCCCCGTCCGTACGCGAGGCCGTACGCGGGGCGGCGCGCGGGACCGACCCGTCCGGCGCGCTCCAGCCCTACGCGGAGCAGGTCCGGGCGGATTCCGGGGTGGCCTTCGTGACGATCATGGCCCCCGACGGACGGCGCTGGACCCACCCGGACCCGCGCAGGATCGGGGAGCCCTTCATGGGCAACACCGCCCCCGCACTGCGCGGCGAGACCTTCAGCGAGACGTACACGGGCACCCTCGGCCCGTCCATCCGGGTGGTCACCCCGCTCCGGGACGGGGACCGGATCGTGGGCCTGGTGAGCGCGGGCATCACCGTCCGCGCCATCAGCGACCGGCTCGCCACGCAGCTGTCCGCCCTCGCCTGGGTCGCGGGCGGCGCGCTCGCCCTCGGCGGCGTGGGCACGTACGTCGTCAATGCGAGGCTGCGCCGTCACACTCATGGCATGAACGCGGCGGAGCTCAGCCGGATGTACGACTACCACCAGGCGGCCCTGCACGGAGTCCGCGAGGGGCTGCTCATGCTCGACGGGCAGCGCCGGATCACCCTGATCAACGACGCCGGGCGGGAACTGCTCGGCCTGCCGGGCGGCGAGATCACCGGCACCCGGGTCGCCGACCTCGGCCTGCCGGCCCCGCTCACCGGGGCCCTGCTCGCCGACCGGCCCCGGGTGGACGAAGTGCACCTGACCGCGGACCGCGTGCTGGTGGTCAACAGCTCGCCGGTCGCGGGCGGCGGCCGCCGGGGCACCGTGGTCACCTTGCGCGACCACACGGAACTGCAGGCGCTGACCGGCGAGCTGGACCACGAGCGGGGCTTCACCCAGGCGTTGCGCTCCCAGGCCCACGAGGCGGCCAACCGGCTGCACACCGTGGTCTCGCTCATCGAACTCGGCCGCGCGGACGAGGCGGTCGACTTCGCCACCGCCGAGCTGGAACTGGCCCAGGCCCTCACCGACGAGGTGGTCACCGCGGTCGGGGAGCCGGTACTCGTGGCGCTGCTGCTGGGCAAGGCCGCGCAGGCGCACGAGCGGGGCGTCGAGCTGGTCGTGACCGCCGACAGCCGCAGCCTCGCCGACGGCGCCGGGCTGCCGCCGGCCCGGGACCTGGTCACCGTGCTCGGCAACCTCATCGACAACGCGGTCGACGCGCTCACGGCCGTACCCGGGGCCCGGATCGCCGTGACGCTGCGGCCGGAGCCGGACGAGCTGCTGCTGCGGGTCGCGGACAACGGACCCGGGCTGCCCGAGGGGGTGGACGTCTTCCGCCGGGGCTGGTCCGGCAAGGGGGAGGGCCGGGGACTGGGCCTCGCACTGGTCCGGCAGGTGGCGGAGCGCTGCGGAGGCGCGGTGATCGCCGCGCAGGGCCCGGGCGGAGGCGCGGAGTTCACGGTCCGCCTGCCGATCGGGTCCCTGCCCGGCGCGGAGCCGGAGGGTTCGCGGTGA
- a CDS encoding cation:dicarboxylate symporter family transporter, translated as MAARRDRTHFLYIAVIGAVLLGIAVGFAAPGVAVELKPLGTGFVNLIKMMISPVIFCTIVLGIGSVRKAAKVGAVGGLALGYFMVMSTVALAIGLLVGNLLEPGSGLHLTEAARSAGEAQAKAGGAESTPEFLLGIIPTTLVSAFTGGEVLQTLLVALLCGFALQAMGAAGEPVLRGVGHIQKLVFRVLAMIMWAAPVGAFGAIAAVVGATGMDALKSLAVIMIGFYTTCLLFVFVVLGTLLRVCTGVSVFSLLRYLGREFLLILSTSSSESALPRLIAKMEHLGVSRPVTGITVPTGYSFNLDGTAIYLTMSSLFIAEAMGKPLALGEQISLLLFMVIASKGAAGVTGAGLATLAGGLQSHRPELVDGVGLIVGIDRFMSEARALTNFAGNAVATVLIGTWTKEFDRARATEVLAGRLPFDESTLVDDGHGAEHAVTEPAAARPAGSDTAPAEAPVPSHHPKDGVPV; from the coding sequence GTGGCCGCCAGGCGCGACAGAACGCACTTTCTCTACATCGCGGTGATCGGCGCGGTGCTGCTCGGCATCGCCGTCGGCTTCGCCGCCCCCGGCGTGGCCGTGGAGCTCAAACCGCTGGGCACCGGCTTCGTCAACCTCATCAAGATGATGATCTCGCCCGTGATCTTCTGCACGATCGTGCTGGGCATCGGATCCGTGCGCAAAGCCGCCAAGGTGGGCGCCGTGGGCGGGCTCGCCCTCGGCTACTTCATGGTCATGTCCACGGTGGCGCTGGCCATCGGTCTGCTGGTCGGCAACCTGCTGGAGCCCGGCAGCGGGCTGCACCTGACCGAGGCGGCGCGCAGTGCGGGCGAGGCCCAGGCCAAGGCGGGCGGGGCCGAGAGCACGCCGGAGTTCCTGCTCGGGATCATCCCGACCACGCTGGTGTCCGCCTTCACCGGCGGCGAGGTGCTGCAGACCCTGCTGGTGGCGCTGCTCTGCGGGTTCGCGCTGCAGGCCATGGGCGCCGCGGGCGAGCCGGTGCTGCGGGGCGTCGGGCACATCCAGAAGCTGGTGTTCCGGGTCCTGGCGATGATCATGTGGGCGGCTCCGGTGGGCGCCTTCGGGGCGATCGCGGCGGTGGTCGGGGCCACCGGCATGGACGCGCTGAAGTCCCTGGCCGTCATCATGATCGGCTTCTACACGACCTGTCTGCTCTTCGTGTTCGTGGTCCTCGGCACGCTGCTGCGGGTGTGCACCGGGGTCAGCGTCTTCTCACTGCTGAGGTATCTGGGCCGGGAGTTCCTGCTGATCCTCTCGACCTCCTCCTCGGAGTCTGCGCTGCCGCGGCTGATCGCCAAGATGGAGCACCTGGGGGTCTCCCGGCCCGTCACCGGGATCACCGTGCCGACCGGATACTCCTTCAACCTGGACGGCACGGCCATCTATCTGACGATGTCCTCGCTCTTCATCGCCGAGGCGATGGGCAAGCCGCTGGCGCTGGGCGAGCAGATCTCGCTCCTGCTGTTCATGGTCATCGCCTCGAAGGGCGCGGCCGGCGTGACCGGCGCCGGCCTGGCCACCCTCGCCGGCGGACTGCAGTCGCACCGGCCGGAACTGGTGGACGGGGTCGGCCTGATCGTGGGCATCGACCGGTTCATGAGCGAGGCCCGGGCCCTGACGAACTTCGCGGGCAACGCCGTGGCGACGGTCCTCATCGGGACCTGGACGAAGGAGTTCGACCGCGCGCGTGCCACCGAAGTCCTCGCCGGCCGGCTGCCGTTCGACGAGAGCACACTGGTCGACGACGGACACGGCGCGGAGCATGCGGTGACGGAGCCGGCCGCGGCACGGCCGGCCGGGTCCGACACGGCGCCGGCCGAGGCTCCGGTCCCGTCGCACCACCCCAAGGACGGCGTGCCGGTCTAG